AAGTTAATGGTAGTGCCACAGAATGACAGGATGTCATTTGTAAATTACCTATAtgccagaaaaaataatttttgtctcTCAACAGATGTTGGCCAAGTGCATCACTGCAACTTCACCGCCAGCCACCAGACAGCTTGGAGGGACCAAACAGGGAAGCTATGGAAGACAGCACGGATTTAGATCCAGTGACTTGAAAACAAGCACTAGGCACATGATGCAAGGGTGAGCAAGCCTGAAGCTGACCTTGCCTCTCTGTGGCTTTCAGAGTTAAACGTCCCTGCTGTGCAGACCTGCCCTCAGTGCATTTCTCCAGGCCACCCAAAAAATCAGCAGCAGATTCTTAACTCCAAAGAGCCCTTCTTGCCTAAGCTCACTCAGGATGGATACCAGATGTTGCCCTTGCACTAAGTAAACTGGTTCGTTAACTTTAGCATCTTTGTTGTTTCATAGGTCAAGAACATAAAGGCAGAACactgcaatacaaataaataccTTGAGCTTGAACAAGAACTATTTCTCACCACCACAGGTACTAGTTATTTTCTACGCTTGAAATATTTGGGGTATCTGCGCTAGAGAATGTGTCACTTTTTCAGTCAGAGAAGACACCTCCTTCACCAAGCTTTCAACTCGGGCACACTGAGCAGGTAATTCATGTTCTGAGGGCCGCTCTTCCAGGGCTCCTTTCAAGTAtcttgcagaaagaaagaaagaaaattcattttgcataCTACCAtaaactcattttaaaacacagagtTTTGGAGCCTCCGCTAGTGACCGCTATTCGCCACCacaaccatttttaaaaatgagatttcacCCGGCGCTTACCGCTGCGCTGCTCGCCgcgccccgtcccgccgccgcAGAACCGCCGAGCCGAGCGAGGCCGGCTCCCCTCAgagcgcgccgccgccggggggcgCCGTGCCGCCCTTCCCGCCGCTGGCACCGCAAgatggcggcgggcggcgcggcgctggCGCTGGCGCTGGCCGTGGCCGTGGCGGCGGGCGCGGTGGTGCTGGCGGCGCTGctgtggcggcggcgggcggcagcgggcggcgcggggcgggtGTGCGTGGCCGTGCTGGGCGACCTGGGCCGCAGCCCGCGGATGCAGTACCACGCGCTCTCGCTGGCCCGGCACGGACGCGGCGTCGCGCTGCTGGGCTACCTCCGTGAGTGGGGGCGGGCGGCTCCTTCCCCCCGACAGGGGCCGGCGCCCGCGGGGCCCGGTTGGAGCTACGCGGAGGCggcggctgggctggggccggggcggggcggtgtGCGGGGGTCGCTCCTCTGACGGGCCTCTCCCATCTGGCAGAGAGCAGGCCGCACGGCGACGTGCTGCGGAGCGGGAACATACGGCTGGTGCCCGTGGCGGACCTGCGGGGGCTGCGAGGTGGGTGCGGGACGGCTCCGGCTGCCGGCCTCCGTCGGGCGTCCtcggcccggggcggcgggggagcgagtggccggggccgggccggggtcCGGGGCGTGGCCGTGGCCGGTGCTTGTGTGcggggggagcagaggaaaaggggaaatgaGGTTTAcgtggaaaaacaaacaacccgAAGGGGATTTGGGCCTCTCTgccgcggggcgccggggcTGGTCCAGAGGTGTGTgctggctcagcccagccccacgcagAGGCTGCGCATCCTTGGTGCCTCCCGACCTGTTCTCAGCACTTGCCTCTGTGGTACTGGAGCGCATTAGTGCAGTTCTGATGCAGGCTGAAACAGggatgtttttaaattttttttctttttgccttgtgTGTATGTTTATCCGTACCTACCCCGATTTCTTTCTGTACAAAACACAGAATGGGAATTTGTAGGGACTATGAgatgtttctgtaaaaagagGTTCCTATTTTTGCCGAGTACCATTGTTTTAAACCTTTCTCTGCGGAGATGGCTGGTTTGGTATGAGGTGCACATTTCTGTCTGGAGAGCTGTGATATTCTTAccagtttttctgttgttttgcagTTGGCCCGAAGCTTTTCCAGTATGTCATAAAAGTAATTGTGCAGGCAATACAATTACTGTACACAATGCTGAAGATAGATCAGCCATCCTATATTCTTCTTCAGGTATGTTTTGTGTTGGGactaattttaataaaataaacagtactACATTACAGGGCATTTTTAGCAATCTCAGACATTGTTCTAATTATTTGAGAGCTAAAACTGGCCTAATCAATGGTATAAACCTGTATCAAACTATTTTTTTGGCtctaaacttttatttttctgttaacaaCTTACATTTGTTCTTCCTGTTAATTGTTGAGCTTTCAAACTTCATTGGCATGGATAGTAGTAAAGAGTAAATCTTAGCAGAAGTGTTTATGTGTTTATTGGAGGGGAATTTTGATCCTGATCCAACAGTAAAATTTGAAGTGCCTTCCGATCTTCATAGGAGGACCTGGCAGTTCTATAGTTGGTGAATACAAAATTGTCTCTGTTCATTAAGATCCTTTAAAGTGATGTAATTTCAatcatttgattttatttcttggtAGTTGCTTAGCGTTTGTCACTTGAACACAGTCTTATGctatttttacttgttttgtttattaaacaGAATCCTCCAGGCTTACCCAGTATAGCTGTTGCCTGGGTAGCATGTCTTTTCTGGAGAAGCAAACTGATAATTGATTGGCACAACTATGGATATACTATAATGAGTCTGAGTCATGGAAGAAATCACCCCCTAGTACAAATTGCAAAATGGTTTGTATagtatttcttctcctctttatAAATTATGTACCTTTGCAGAATTCAGAAGAATGGAAACTAGCAGGGAGAATATAACTAGCGAAGGGCTGTGTCCGTGAAGGATTTCTGGATTTTGCTGTGTTGAACTGCTTTCTGTGTCAGAAAGCACGTGCTGTAAAACGCTTTTGTTAAACACATAGGAAGGTGATTGATGAGGTAGGCAGGTTGCTTTTATATGCATATGCGAACTTTGATCTTGTTATTAGTATTTCTTTATATGTACtaggtttttttattctctaaTGCTGCTTTACTCTCCAGCTCATCTTTAAAGGTCTGTTTCTTGCTGAATCTGATTGGTTACATGTAGATAAAGGCTTTAAAGGCTTCTGAGTGTGGTGTTCTTAGGCCTTAGAGGATAAGGGAGTCATGCTCTTATCTCTTCTCATGAACTGATACTGCTTCAGTATAAGGAGTCAACCAATAATTGATGATTAAATTTTAGTTACTGGGGGCAGCTgggtttcttttggttttgtttagcttttaatTAGCATTGGCACTGGTGGGCAGTTATTGTTTGTTTAATGCAATTGCCTGCCTTTGGTTTCTAACtaagatttaatttttgtcagGTATGAAAAGCTCTTTGGGCGTTTGTCTGACTATAACTTGTGTGTCACTAACGCAATGAAAGAAGATCTATGGGTGAATTGCAACATAAAGTAAGTCAAATACCTCTAACAAATTACTGTTTGCATATGCGTagtgaaatgaaagaacataTCCCTGATGATTTTGGATTCAGAGGGATCTTACAAAAGCAACTTTCCTGAGCCCTTTCGTTACCACTGAAACACATCAGTTCAGTTTTGTAATGAGCTAGCGGAGTGTGGGCATTCAAGAATCTTCATTACCCTTCATAATTAACACCCCATTGACTAGAATGTGGCAGTCCAGGTGTTACGGAAGTTTGCTACCAGGATGCCTATAGAATCGGAATGAGGCAGACATCACTGCGTTTATTAACAACTGGTCTGCCCTGCaaatttttctgttgcagtcGGAGGGCTTTAAGATCAAAGTTGCTCAGGAAAGGTTATGAAGTAAGGTTAAAAATCAGGACAATGATGTCTGCAGTTCTTATGGTTGCATTACACCCCTTGAATATGCACACAAGAAAGGTGTCCTTTGTTACAGGTTAATATGTCCACCTTGGTGTATTCCAGCAAACTTCGGGAATGCAGAAAGTTGTAAGCGTCAAAAAAGTCATTGTTTTGCTGTATTAATTCACTTAATTGCTTTCTGCATTACATTGTTGTAGCCTGTCGCTGTACCATGTGCATTTtgttacatcttttttttatataacttgtgaaattatttcattacagGGCAGTAACGCTGTATGACAAGCCAGCTTCTTATTTTAAGGAAACGCCATTAGAACTTCAACATCAGTTGTACATGAAACTTGCCAAAGACTATGAGCCTTTTAAACCACGGTATGTCTAAGTAAAGCATGCAGTTACAGTCCTTAACCAAATGACATAAAGTTATTGCACTTAGCTACCAGAAATACTTTTGCATGGGGTCACAAGTTACTGAACATCAGCTGGCAGAGTGGTCTCTGTGCGCTcttagcagcagcagatgctgtgCAAGTTAGCTTAACTGTCACTAGGAGGGGCCAGAATAAGTGAAATCATCGAACTGTGATAACACAATGCTTGGCGTGTGAAATAatagaagtgttttatttttaaagaaggtgGCATTAAGTACTGAGGGAATCTGTAATGGAATATCTCTAGGGTGAAACTCAGCAGTTGTTTTCCAGTTCCCACTGAACTAGATGACAGTGGTTGGATGCTTCGTTTATAGCATCCCTTCCTTTCACTTACTGTGGAGAGCTTTCAGGATCTTGGTCTAAGTGTTAAACGTTCTGCTCTGGCTATGTGCGGGATGTCTCCTGGAGTATATTAAACAGAGTGTTACTTTCCCAAACTAATGcttgaaaaagaagtgaaaagcaTAGTATATAGCAGTTTCTTTTTGGGAATGCCCACCATAGAATGCATAGGTTCTGGGTTTAATTGTA
Above is a genomic segment from Ciconia boyciana chromosome 13, ASM3463844v1, whole genome shotgun sequence containing:
- the ALG1 gene encoding chitobiosyldiphosphodolichol beta-mannosyltransferase isoform X1, encoding MAAGGAALALALAVAVAAGAVVLAALLWRRRAAAGGAGRVCVAVLGDLGRSPRMQYHALSLARHGRGVALLGYLQSRPHGDVLRSGNIRLVPVADLRGLRVGPKLFQYVIKVIVQAIQLLYTMLKIDQPSYILLQNPPGLPSIAVAWVACLFWRSKLIIDWHNYGYTIMSLSHGRNHPLVQIAKWYEKLFGRLSDYNLCVTNAMKEDLWVNCNIKAVTLYDKPASYFKETPLELQHQLYMKLAKDYEPFKPRTESVSSNTEMSAFTEMDEKNGQVIKIRGRPALLISSTSWTEDEDFSILLKALEDYERYINEGVKLPSLVCVITGKGPLKDYYNGLINKLHFKHIQICTPWLEAEDYPLLLGSADLGVCLHKSSSGLDLPMKVVDMFGCCLPVCAIYFECLHELVKHNENGVIFRDSDELAEQLKMLFLGFPTPEGKLHSFRKNLRVSKQLRWDESWDQTVLPLLGQNE
- the ALG1 gene encoding chitobiosyldiphosphodolichol beta-mannosyltransferase isoform X2, which gives rise to MAAGGAALALALAVAVAAGAVVLAALLWRRRAAAGGAGRVCVAVLGDLGRSPRMQYHALSLARHGRGVALLGYLLGPKLFQYVIKVIVQAIQLLYTMLKIDQPSYILLQNPPGLPSIAVAWVACLFWRSKLIIDWHNYGYTIMSLSHGRNHPLVQIAKWYEKLFGRLSDYNLCVTNAMKEDLWVNCNIKAVTLYDKPASYFKETPLELQHQLYMKLAKDYEPFKPRTESVSSNTEMSAFTEMDEKNGQVIKIRGRPALLISSTSWTEDEDFSILLKALEDYERYINEGVKLPSLVCVITGKGPLKDYYNGLINKLHFKHIQICTPWLEAEDYPLLLGSADLGVCLHKSSSGLDLPMKVVDMFGCCLPVCAIYFECLHELVKHNENGVIFRDSDELAEQLKMLFLGFPTPEGKLHSFRKNLRVSKQLRWDESWDQTVLPLLGQNE